The proteins below are encoded in one region of Nocardioides marmorisolisilvae:
- a CDS encoding MaoC family dehydratase, translating to MAVDSSLAGRSFPPTPPYDVTEERLAAFAAATGTPYAAGGPAPATFPIVVAFAAMQELMADPSVGIELHHVVHGAQRFAHERPVRAGDRLSAALTVTGLRQLAGTDIITTSSAITDGHGALVCTAEATLVHKAGA from the coding sequence ATGGCCGTCGACTCCTCCTTGGCAGGGCGCAGCTTCCCGCCGACGCCGCCGTACGACGTGACCGAGGAGCGGTTGGCGGCCTTCGCCGCGGCCACGGGCACGCCGTACGCCGCCGGCGGACCGGCACCGGCGACCTTCCCGATCGTCGTTGCGTTCGCCGCCATGCAGGAGCTGATGGCGGACCCGTCCGTGGGCATCGAGCTCCACCACGTCGTGCACGGGGCGCAGCGGTTCGCGCACGAGCGGCCGGTGCGGGCTGGAGACCGGCTCTCAGCAGCGCTGACGGTGACCGGCCTGCGCCAGCTCGCCGGCACCGACATCATCACCACCTCCAGTGCGATCACCGACGGGCACGGCGCGCTGGTCTGCACGGCCGAGGCGACGCTGGTGCACAAGGCAGGTGCCTGA